The proteins below come from a single Sorghum bicolor cultivar BTx623 chromosome 4, Sorghum_bicolor_NCBIv3, whole genome shotgun sequence genomic window:
- the LOC8066368 gene encoding fatty acid desaturase DES2: protein MGAGGKMTEQEREKQEQQLARGASTMQRSPVEKPPFTVGQIKKAIPPHCFQRSVLKSFSYVVRDLVIAAALLYFALAIIPALPSPLHYAAWPLYWIAQGCVCFAMWVIAHECGHHAFSDYQLLDDIVGLVLHSSLMVPYFSWKYSHRRHHSNTGSLERDEVFVPKTKGALAWYAPYVYNNPVGRLVHIVVQLTLGWPLYLATNVSGRPYPRFACHYDPYGPIYNDRERAQIFVSDAGVMAVSFGLYKLAATLGFWWVVRVYAVPLLIVNVWLVLVTYLHHTHPALPHYDSREWDWLRGALSTVDRDYGVFNRFFHNITDTHVVHHLFSTLPHFHATEATKAIKPILGEYYQFDPTPIAKATWREARECIFVEPEEGRGVFWYNKF from the coding sequence ATGGGTGCCGGTGGCAAGATGACTGAGCAGGAGAGGGagaagcaggagcagcagctcgcCCGCGGTGCTTCAACAATGCAGCGCTCACCGGTGGAGAAGCCTCCGTTCACGGTGGGTCAGATCAAGAAGGCCATCCCTCCACACTGCTTCCAGCGCTCAGTGTTGAAGTCCTTCTCCTACGTGGTCCGTGACCTCGTCATTGCCGCGGCGCTCCTGTACTTCGCGCTGGCCATCATACCGGCGCTCCCAAGCCCGCTGCACTACGCCGCCTGGCCGCTCTACTGGATCGCCCAGGGGTGCGTGTGCTTCGCCATGTGGGTCATCGCGCACGAGTGCGGCCACCACGCCTTCTCCGACTACCAGCTCCTGGACGACATCGTGGGCCTGGTGCTGCACTCCTCGCTGATGGTGCCCTACTTCTCGTGGAAGTACagccaccgccgccaccactCCAACACCGGCTCCCTGGAGCGCGACGAGGTGTTCGTGCCAAAGACGAAGGGGGCGCTGGCGTGGTACGCCCCGTACGTGTACAACAACCCCGTCGGGCGGCTGGTGCACATCGTCGTGCAGCTCACCCTCGGGTGGCCGCTGTACCTGGCCACCAACGTGTCGGGACGCCCGTACCCGCGCTTCGCCTGCCACTACGACCCCTACGGCCCGATCTACAACGACCGGGAGCGCGCGCAGATCTTCGTCTCGGACGCCGGCGTCATGGCCGTCTCGTTCGGGCTGTACAAGCTGGCGGCGACCTTGGGGTTCTGGTGGGTGGTGCGCGTCTACGCCGTGCCGCTGCTGATCGTGAACGTGTGGCTGGTTCTCGTCACGTACCTGCACCACACCCACCCGGCGCTCCCCCACTACGACTCGAGGGAGTGGGACTGGCTGCGCGGCGCGctgtccaccgtggaccgcgacTACGGCGTCTTCAACCGTTTTTTCCACAACATCACCGACACACACGTCGTGCACCACCTCTTCTCCACGCTGCCGCACTTCCACGCCACGGAGGCTACCAAGGCGATCAAGCCCATCCTCGGCGAGTACTACCAGTTCGACCCCACTCCCATCGCCAAGGCGACCTGGCGCGAAGCCAGGGAGTGCATCTTTGTCGAGCCCGAGGAAGGCAGGGGCGTCTTCTGGTACAACAAGTTCTAG